The genome window CCGCGGCCCGTCGGGGAGCCGTAGACCCCGCCTTGTCCTTGACGGGGCCCACCGGTTCCAGCCAACGCTCCATCAGCGCGATGCCGCGGACCGCCACATTGCTGGCGGAGTCAGTGATCACCCTGAACTCGGCATTGGTAATGGGCTCGTCCAGGTCGAATTGAAGGACGATCGGTCGGGGCTCGGCCGAGCGTTTCGGCAAGGTCGTCACGGCCACTGTCTCCTCGACGACCGTCCTTGCCCCGAAGTTTTCAATGACCGCGCATTCGAGCGTGCCTCTGGCCCTGTCCAGCACAAAGACATCGATCTCGACGCGATAGCGACCGCGCGGCAAGCTGATATAGGGTCCGTAGCAGAGGACGCCCTTGCGACCGCCCGATATCATGACGGGGTCGGCGTCCTGGCCGATCACCGTGCTGATCGCAGGACCCGCCCATCGACCCGCCTCGACCCAGGAGAAGCCCTTGTAGCCCGCGTCGCGGAGCCGGGCGGCCAGGTCCCCGCTGGCAGGCCCGTTCAGGACGCCGTCGAGGATCTGCTGCAAGGCGGCCCGCCTCTGGTCATAGGCGCTCATCGTGGCATTGGCGGCCGACAGTTGTTTGATTTCCGCGTTCTTGCGGCCGACCTCGTCGTCGTCACGGCCGTAGGCATCTTTCCACATGTGAATCTGGCGGGAGAGCGCGCCGGATGCGGCGATCGCCTGCTGCTCGACCGCTTTCGAGAACCGCGCGCTGATCGGTGCGGTCCGGGACTTCGGCGTCGCGGCGGCGAGGGGTTTGCGAAGGGCCAGGTGTATCGGGCAGAACAGAAATCCCTCGTGGAAGATGACGAGGTTGGGAAAGACGTTTTTCTTCTGGTCGACGGTCCGGGGTGAACGGACGGTGGATCCGAAATCCTTCAGGACAGCCCGGGCGTCATAGGTCTGGCGAGACAGTTCGAACGTCGGCGCGTCCAGCAACTCCAGTCCGGATGGCTCCACGATGTATCGCTGGATCATGTCGGGCGTGAGAAGCAGGAAGTCCTCATCAAAGCCGGTCGCCCCGTTCGGGCCTTCCAGCAGGAACTCTGCGACGACAGAGGCAACCCCGCCTGGCTTCAGCACACGCCCGATCTCTTCCATCGCGGCGGTCAGGCTGCCGGCCGAGCCCAGTCGGCTGACCTCGGAGCTGGCGAACACGCCGTCGAAATGGCTGTCGGGTAGCCCGAGGGCGCGGGGGTCCGAGTGAACCGGGATGACGCTGCCACGGGCGAGGGCTCGACGCGTATACTGCTGCGGCCGCACCATCATGGCCGCCGGCGTCACGTCGGACCGCGGCGTGACCTCGAGATACCGGTCCGCAGCGAACACCATACATCCGCGCTCGGCGACGGCGAAGGTGGTCGGGCCCGCGCCTGCACCCACACCGCAGATCATGCTGCCGGTCTTCAGAAGACCAGCACCATCGAGCGTCCGGAGCGCCATGGCGGTT of Brevundimonas subvibrioides contains these proteins:
- a CDS encoding class I SAM-dependent methyltransferase, which produces MDTLPRSKIIGIEDFANAELSPYLEAAAFEDTLEFGFDAEAVTPDCKLWETAMALRTLDGAGLLKTGSMICGVGAGAGPTTFAVAERGCMVFAADRYLEVTPRSDVTPAAMMVRPQQYTRRALARGSVIPVHSDPRALGLPDSHFDGVFASSEVSRLGSAGSLTAAMEEIGRVLKPGGVASVVAEFLLEGPNGATGFDEDFLLLTPDMIQRYIVEPSGLELLDAPTFELSRQTYDARAVLKDFGSTVRSPRTVDQKKNVFPNLVIFHEGFLFCPIHLALRKPLAAATPKSRTAPISARFSKAVEQQAIAASGALSRQIHMWKDAYGRDDDEVGRKNAEIKQLSAANATMSAYDQRRAALQQILDGVLNGPASGDLAARLRDAGYKGFSWVEAGRWAGPAISTVIGQDADPVMISGGRKGVLCYGPYISLPRGRYRVEIDVFVLDRARGTLECAVIENFGARTVVEETVAVTTLPKRSAEPRPIVLQFDLDEPITNAEFRVITDSASNVAVRGIALMERWLEPVGPVKDKAGSTAPRRAAARIIKAP